In Cryptomeria japonica chromosome 5, Sugi_1.0, whole genome shotgun sequence, the genomic window GTTGGGCAACCGCGAGATATACAGAGGCTCCTCCGCCTTAAAAGGAGGAGATGGAAAATTGCAAGGGCCATTCCCTCTCGTCTATGTCTCTGCCAGTAGCAGCTCAAAGCGTTGTCTTGATGGTAGCCTGGACTCCAATGTGGTAAAAGGTAAGATAGTGTTGTGTGATCAGTTGATCAATCCAAATGACTCTAGTGCATCGGACAAGGCCAATGAATTAATTAGCCAGAGCAGGCGGTGCAGGAATAATTGTGGCCAATGAAGAGCTCCTTGGAGCACAGCAGCTGTTTTCTTACATTTATAGATTTCCTGCTATCAGCTTAAGTTTCAAAGCTGGGGAAAGAATAAAATCCTACATCAAGAGCACATCGAAATCGACAACTGCCACGGCCGCCATGCGTCTCACGGGATTGAGTATTGTGGGGAAGGCAACAGCCGCTCCCATTGTGGCTACTTTTTCATCGAGGGGGCCGAGCAAAGCATATCCCTCTGTTCTCAAGCCTGATATACTGGCTCACGGAGTCAACATATTGGCAGCATACATAGGAGGCGCCACAAATTATGTCTTCGATTCGGGGACCTCAATGGCGTGTCCTCATGTCAGCGGCATTGCAGCACTCGTAAAATCCATCCATCCCACTTGGAGCCCTGCCGCCATCAAGTCTGCTCTCATGACGTCTTCCTACACTGTGGATAATGGAAAGCGGGCGATCAGAGATTCAGTTACCATGAAGGAAGCCAACCCATTTGCTATGGGCTCAGGCCACGTGGACCCAAGATCTGCAGTGGATCCTGGTCTTATCTACGACATGGCACCGCAAGATTATATAGATTTTCTATGCACTCTTAACTACAGCAAGAGACAAATTGCTCTTCTCACCAAGAAACTGATGTCGTGTCACAAGTCCGGTTTGGAAGCTGGAGATCTCAATTACCCTTCGTTTTCTGTTGTGTTTAAGCCGGGCAAACATTCGGCTCAGGTGAGTAGAAGAACAGTGACGAATGTGGGTGCAGTTGCAGAGGGTATAATCTCCTATATTATATAGATTATTTGCTTCTcaacaaatattgaaaaataacacaactacaactCCACAAAACACATAAAATACTCAACATAGTGAACACGATATTTTTGGACAAATTGTTCCTGGAAAAACCccaaagggaaaaccagtactgcaaatgagaaatatattaaacttcagcaaattaagagatacaaaattccttgcctctcactggcagaacccCGACAATCTCCCAATTCCACCTGCTGATATTCCTCCACTGCTATCTCCCAACGCTATCACTgtgcctcttgctaacactgcaagactgtTTGCTATTACTGCAAACACATTTGCTAACACTGCAAATGCTCTCCAAGATGTGTTTTCCAAATGCccctagacctccttttatactaccCTCGTTGATAAACCAACGGCCGAGATTGATTctcaatcaacggttgagattaaaaCAACCCAGCAACCAATAACAAAATCAGTTTCTAGTTGCTTCCAAAAGTGGTCaattaattaacaaataattgTCCCTACTCTAACTAATTAGTTAgtaaaacaattatttactaattaatcACATCTAGACAAACAGTTGTCCAaagctaacaaactaacactccctcttagcgaggaagctgttttgcatgacacccaacttctctctgaagaagatgaatttcgccttccccAATGTCTTTGttagaatgtctgctacctgctgATCTATAGGTATAAATTGTAGCTGAACAATACCTCGCTGTACacaatccctgatgaagtgatacctgatgtctatatgtttcgacctatcatgaaacactggattctcagtcaacttgatgcaactctgattgtcgcaatgtatcactgtagtctcaaccttctgaccaaacaaggctactagcaactttcgaagccatatagcttcacatgtcgccatgctagctgctatgtattctgaCTCTGCGGAACTCAGAGCCACAGACTTCTGCTTCCTACTGAACCGAGAGACAACCCctgatcccaaactgaaacaacaccctgaagtgcttctcttgtccattgtactacctgcccaatctgcatcagtatagcccATCAACCTGATTCCTTCACCTTGAGAATATCTAATCCCATACTCGATTGTACCTCGCACATGCTTTGCCGCTatccaatgcactctctttggctctaccatgaactgactaagagtgTTGACTGCAAAAGCTATATCTGGcctagtgttgaccaaatacatgagagaaccaatcaactgcctgtataaggtgggatctacatccttctccttggatgtgtctaccttcctccaatttgtgatcatgggtgtagacatggctttgcaatcctcCATCCtgaatctcttcaagatttcaaagcaatacttcccttgtccaaggaaaatctctccatctgtctgccatacctccatgcctagaaagtagtgcataagtcccaaatccttcatctcgaactctgttgcaaggtccctcttgcactcttctatgagcCTCAATGAACCTGTTaaaaacaagtcatccacatatagaacaagaatgagtaTCTCACCCCCAACTACCAAGTAATAGAGATTAGCATCCGCCTCACTCTTCACgaagcccatttcctgcaagtaactatcaatgtgctcataccatgccctgggagcttgcttgagtccgtacaaagctttcttcaatctgcacacgtgggtctctttgttgtgtgctacaaagccttctggttgttttatgtatacctcctctttcaattctccattaactaatgttgtcttgacatccatttgatggatctgccatcccatctaTAGAAGTATACCTAGCCActagagcaaatgtctcctcatagtct contains:
- the LOC131044408 gene encoding subtilisin-like protease SBT1.8; translation: MEQAIADNVDILSLSLGSSGVPFHMNPQAIAAFGATEKGVFISIAAGNEGPLPSTLANTASWITTVAASSMDRDFPASMVLGNREIYRGSSALKGGDGKLQGPFPLVYVSASSSSKRCLDGSLDSNVVKGGAGIIVANEELLGAQQLFSYIYRFPAISLSFKAGERIKSYIKSTSKSTTATAAMRLTGLSIVGKATAAPIVATFSSRGPSKAYPSVLKPDILAHGVNILAAYIGGATNYVFDSGTSMACPHVSGIAALVKSIHPTWSPAAIKSALMTSSYTVDNGKRAIRDSVTMKEANPFAMGSGHVDPRSAVDPGLIYDMAPQDYIDFLCTLNYSKRQIALLTKKLMSCHKSGLEAGDLNYPSFSVVFKPGKHSAQNPDNLPIPPADIPPLLSPNAITVPLANTARLFAITANTFANTANALQDVFSKCP